A portion of the Sphingobacterium spiritivorum genome contains these proteins:
- a CDS encoding DUF5018 domain-containing protein, translating to MNKLYAFLCTLLCIVMTLSSCTKTEELEPLPEDKILEYKVVNLTDDQVIYGAIDNQKNTITVYLPFYYGLSVIDPEIKLSNGAKLKEEILPIQVEATGTTYTVTAANGISRTYTLQIVLQSTSSLAVSWQTPLSLNQSPGKTMPAILGNFAHSNAKLVKVTLINQENQKRYTMGVNSASLSTIEKDLYLLRFTGTEYIDRIPADITNGTYKVEVQSLGHTSLIAEPLTISYVQPDVYLPKSSIDLKKTDEWEIVPQSNTVFLGLQKVTATVNGKDYVLPVKSWSRTALKVGFPTDFPSGNLPVVNVRFDFEGWKSVTLSAWLNITT from the coding sequence ATGAATAAACTATATGCATTTCTATGCACACTGCTTTGCATAGTGATGACCCTCAGCTCCTGCACGAAGACAGAAGAGCTGGAACCGCTACCGGAAGATAAAATACTGGAATACAAAGTAGTTAATCTTACCGATGATCAGGTTATCTATGGTGCTATTGATAATCAAAAAAATACAATTACGGTATATCTTCCATTCTATTACGGTCTTTCTGTAATTGATCCGGAGATTAAGCTTTCTAACGGAGCCAAACTAAAAGAAGAAATTCTTCCCATTCAGGTAGAAGCTACAGGAACAACATATACAGTCACCGCTGCGAATGGTATTTCCAGAACTTATACATTGCAAATAGTTCTTCAAAGTACATCTTCACTGGCTGTATCCTGGCAGACTCCACTTTCTCTTAATCAATCACCAGGAAAAACTATGCCCGCTATCCTGGGAAATTTTGCACACAGTAACGCCAAACTCGTTAAAGTAACCCTGATCAATCAGGAAAATCAAAAGCGATATACGATGGGGGTTAACAGTGCTTCATTATCCACTATAGAGAAAGACCTTTATCTTTTACGTTTTACCGGTACCGAATATATAGACAGAATTCCTGCCGACATTACCAATGGTACGTACAAAGTAGAAGTCCAAAGTCTGGGACATACGTCACTTATCGCAGAACCTTTGACAATCTCTTATGTACAACCTGATGTTTACCTTCCTAAATCATCCATAGACCTTAAGAAAACAGATGAGTGGGAAATTGTTCCGCAATCCAATACCGTATTTCTGGGATTACAAAAGGTGACTGCGACTGTCAATGGAAAAGATTATGTTCTGCCTGTCAAATCATGGAGCAGAACAGCCCTAAAAGTTGGTTTCCCAACAGATTTTCCATCAGGAAATTTACCTGTTGTAAACGTCAGATTTGACTTCGAAGGATGGAAGTCAGTGACCTTAAGCGCCTGGTTGAACATTA